A window of Primulina huaijiensis isolate GDHJ02 chromosome 9, ASM1229523v2, whole genome shotgun sequence contains these coding sequences:
- the LOC140983816 gene encoding arginine decarboxylase-like, whose amino-acid sequence MPTLTCFADVGDAPPYAVTTVPAPPSSNTSADTSAVSVAAWSSAHSALLYRVDGWGAPYFTVNANGNVSVRPHGVNTLDHQEIDLLKVVKKASDPKNSGGLGLQLPLVVRFPDVLKNRLESLHDSFNLAIQSQGYEAHYQGVYPVKCNQDKLVVEDIVKFGSGFRFGLEAGSKPELLLAMSCLCNGSPEALLVCNGFKDVEYISLALVARKLHLNTVIVLEQEEELDLVIDASRKLGVRPVVGVRAKLRTKHSGHFGSTSGEKGKFGLTTTQILRVVKKLQQHEMLDCMQLLHFHIGSQIPSTSLLADGIREAAQIYCELVRLGACMKVIDIGGGLGIDYDGSKSQDSDISVSYSLQEYASAVVQAVRSVSDQKGVKHPVICSESGRAIVSHHSILVFEAVSSSSRDSPRISSLGLQHLVQKLADEALTDYKNLSTAVVHGEYDTCLLYAEQLKQRCVEQFKEGSLEMEQLAAVDGLCELVSKSIGVSDPVQVYNVNLSIFTSIPDFWGIGQLFPIIPIHRLNERPAVRGILSDLTCDSDGKIDQFIGGESSLLLHELDGNGSLNGNGGAYYLGMFLGGAYEEALGGVHNLFGGPSMVRVSQSDGPHSFAVTRAVPGPSCGDILRMMQHEPKIMFETLRHRAEEFDYSNSLAIANGLACSFDNMPYLSATSSCSLTAANSGNNSYYYLMDENFTAAAAADSVTSEEEQWSYCVA is encoded by the coding sequence GGGTGGGGTGCTCCTTACTTCACCGTTAACGCTAACGGCAATGTTTCCGTTCGCCCTCACGGCGTCAACACCCTGGACCACCAAGAAATCGATCTTCTCAAGGTAGTGAAGAAGGCTTCTGACCCGAAAAATTCAGGCGGGCTCGGGCTTCAGCTGCCTCTTGTTGTTCGCTTCCCCGATGTACTGAAAAATCGCCTCGAGTCCCTGCATGATTCTTTCAATCTTGCTATTCAATCGCAAGGGTACGAGGCTCACTACCAGGGTGTGTATCCTGTCAAATGCAATCAGGATAAGTTAGTGGTCGAAGATATTGTGAAATTCGGGTCTGGTTTCCGGTTCGGACTGGAAGCTGGCTCCAAACCGGAGCTTCTATTGGCCATGAGTTGTCTCTGTAACGGAAGCCCTGAGGCCCTTTTGGTATGCAATGGATTCAAGGATGTGGAATACATATCTCTTGCCCTTGTTGCAAGAAAGCTACATTTGAACACTGTCATTGTTCTTGAACAAGAGGAAGAGCTTGATTTAGTGATTGATGCCAGCAGGAAACTTGGTGTTCGGCCCGTTGTTGGAGTCCGTGCTAAGCTCCGTACGAAGCATTCGGGTCATTTCGGTTCTACCTCAGGCGAGAAAGGAAAATTCGGTCTGACAACAACCCAAATCCTTCGCGTCGTCAAGAAACTGCAGCAGCATGAGATGCTGGATTGTATGCAGCTACTGCATTTCCATATCGGATCACAGATCCCTTCTACTTCTCTACTTGCTGATGGGATTCGCGAGGCTGCTCAGATTTACTGTGAATTGGTTCGCCTTGGTGCTTGCATGAAAGTCATTGATATAGGAGGAGGTTTAGGAATCGATTATGATGGCTCCAAGTCTCAAGATTCTGATATTTCTGTTAGCTACAGCCTCCAAGAATATGCCTCAGCTGTTGTTCAAGCTGTTCGATCCGTGTCCGATCAGAAAGGCGTTAAACATCCTGTAATTTGCAGTGAAAGCGGCCGTGCAATTGTTTCTCACCACTCCATTTTAGTTTTTGAAGCAGTTTCATCAAGTTCCCGTGATTCTCCTCGAATATCTTCTCTGGGTCTTCAGCACCTCGTGCAGAAGCTGGCTGATGAGGCTCTTACTGATTACAAGAATCTATCAACTGCCGTGGTTCATGGCGAGTATGATACCTGTTTGCTTTATGCGGAGCAGCTGAAACAGAGGTGTGTTGAGCAGTTCAAAGAAGGGTCTTTGGAGATGGAACAGCTTGCTGCAGTCGATGGCCTTTGCGAATTGGTATCGAAATCTATCGGGGTTTCTGATCCCGTCCAAGTTTACAATGTGAACCTCTCGATTTTCACCTCGATCCCGGATTTTTGGGGCATTGGCCAGTTGTTTCCAATCATTCCCATCCACAGGCTCAATGAGAGGCCCGCAGTGAGGGGAATTTTGTCCGACTTAACATGCGACAGTGATGGAAAAATCGATCAATTCATAGGAGGCGAGTCCAGTTTGCTTCTCCATGAATTGGATGGAAACGGCAGTTTAAATGGTAACGGTGGGGCTTACTACTTGGGGATGTTCTTGGGCGGGGCATATGAGGAAGCACTTGGTGGAGTTCACAACCTATTTGGTGGCCCGAGCATGGTGCGTGTCTCGCAGAGTGATGGCCCTCATAGCTTCGCGGTGACGCGTGCTGTGCCTGGTCCATCGTGCGGAGACATTCTTCGGATGATGCAGCATGAGCCCAAGATCATGTTCGAGACCCTCAGGCACCGTGCCGAGGAATTCGACTATAGCAATAGCCTGGCAATCGCCAATGGCCTTGCTTGCTCTTTCGATAACATGCCTTATCTTTCGGCAACATCCTCTTGCAGCCTTACCGCAGCGAATTCAGGTAATAACAGCTACTATTACCTGATGGACGAGAATTTCACTGCTGCTGCTGCCGCAGACTCGGTTACTTCTGAGGAGGAACAGTGGTCTTATTGTGTTGCTTGA